In Streptococcus uberis, a single window of DNA contains:
- a CDS encoding tRNA (adenine(22)-N(1))-methyltransferase, translating into MEINLSHRLQEVAAFIPKGTKLLDVGSDHAYLPLYLLEQQIITAAIAGEVVKGPFESAQHNIAQTDYADQIEARLASGLDAMEASDQVNVITICGMGGRLISNILEAGKSKLEKIDRLVLQPNNREDELRQWLCENNLRIVAEKIVYENDKFYEIIVVEPGEMRLNETECRFGPFLAKEKSPHFMAKWQRESEKWQQALACVPLENKDDRSAILQKIETIKEMIQYES; encoded by the coding sequence ATGGAAATTAATTTATCACACCGTTTACAAGAAGTAGCAGCCTTTATTCCAAAAGGGACTAAATTATTAGATGTAGGAAGCGATCATGCCTATTTACCCCTTTATCTCTTGGAACAGCAAATAATCACTGCAGCAATTGCCGGTGAAGTTGTCAAGGGCCCCTTTGAATCAGCCCAACATAATATCGCGCAAACAGACTATGCTGATCAGATTGAGGCGCGTTTAGCCAGTGGCTTAGATGCTATGGAAGCTTCAGATCAGGTCAATGTCATTACTATCTGTGGTATGGGTGGCAGATTGATCAGTAACATTTTAGAAGCTGGCAAATCAAAATTAGAAAAGATTGACCGACTTGTTTTACAACCCAATAACCGTGAAGATGAGTTACGCCAATGGTTATGTGAGAATAACCTTCGCATTGTTGCTGAAAAAATAGTCTATGAAAACGACAAATTTTACGAAATAATAGTTGTAGAACCTGGGGAAATGCGACTCAATGAGACCGAATGTCGTTTTGGTCCTTTCTTGGCAAAAGAAAAATCACCCCACTTTATGGCTAAGTGGCAACGTGAGTCTGAAAAATGGCAACAAGCCCTAGCGTGTGTTCCACTTGAAAACAAGGATGACCGCTCAGCCATTCTCCAAAAAATAGAAACAATAAAGGAGATGATCCAATATGAAAGCTAG